One segment of Choloepus didactylus isolate mChoDid1 chromosome 15, mChoDid1.pri, whole genome shotgun sequence DNA contains the following:
- the PGAM1 gene encoding phosphoglycerate mutase 1, protein MAAYKLVLIRHGESTWNLENRFSGWYDADLSPTGREEAKRGGQALQDAGYEFDICFTSVQKRAIRTLWTVLEAIDQMWLPVVRTWRLNERHYGGLTGLNKAETAAKHGEAQVKIWRRSYDVPPPPMEPDHPFYSNISKDRRYADLTEDQLPSCESLKDTIARALPFWNEEIVPHIKEGKRVLIAAHGNSLRGIVKHLEGLSEEAIMELNLPTGIPIVYELDKNLKPIKPMQFLGDEETVRKAMEAVAAQGKAKK, encoded by the exons ATGGCCGCCTATAAGTTAGTGCTGATCCGGCACGGCGAGAGCACCTGGAACCTGGAGAACCGTTTCAGTGGCTGGTATGACGCCGACTTGAGCCCAACAGGGCGTGAGGAGGCGAAGCGCGGCGGTCAGGCGCTGCAAG ATGCTGGCTATGAGTTTGACATCTGCTTCACCTCAGTGCAGAAGAGAGCAATCCGGACCCTCTGGACTGTGCTGGAAGCCATTGATCAGATGTGGCTGCCAGTAGTGAGGACTTGGCGCCTCAATGAGCGGCACTATGGGGGTCTGACTGGCCTCAATAAAGCAGAAACTGCTGCCAAGCATGGCGAAGCCCAGGTTAAGATCTGGAGGCGCTCCTATGATGTCCCGCCACCGCCAATGGAGCCTGACCATCCCTTCTACAGCAACATCAGTAAG gatCGCAGGTATGCAGACCTCACTGAAGATCAGCTACCCTCCTGTGAGAGTCTGAAGGACACTATTGCCAGAGCCCTGCCTTTTTGGAATGAAGAAATAGTTCCCCATATCAAGGAGGGGAAACGGGTATTGATTGCAGCTCATGGCAATAGTCTTCGGGGCATTGTCAAGCATCTGGAGG GTCTCTCTGAAGAGGCTATCATGGAGCTAAATCTGCCCACTGGTATTCCAATTGTCTATGAGTTGGACAAGAACTTGAAGCCCATCAAGCCCATGCAGTTCCTAGGAGATGAAGAGACCGTGCGTAAGGCCATGGAAGCTGTGGCTGCCCAGGGCAAGGCCAAGAAGTGA